From the Brachyspira intermedia PWS/A genome, the window CAGCAGCTTTAGCTAAGTCCTCAACAAGTTTCATATTTTCTTTACCACCAATACCTTTACCAGCAGAAACAACTCTTTCAGCATTAACAATAGGAGTATTAATATCAATACCTACAGAGAAGTCAATTCCATCTTTCTTAAGAGCAGCTACTAAAGCATCAACTTTATCTTGAGCTGAACCTTCTTTGAAGATGATATTTCTTCTTTCACCAGTAATAGGACCTTTTTTAGCCATAGGACCAGCAGCAGCAACAGGAGCTTTAGGCATTTTACCAAGTATAGCAGCAGAAATAACAACTTTTTGTATTTCACTTGTACCTTCATAAATAGTACAAATTTTAGCATCACGATAAGCTCTTTCTACTATATAAGCACCTTTAATATATCCATTACCACCATGGATTTGAAGAGCTTGGTTAACAACTTCCAAACCTATTTCAGAAGCATATAATTTAGCCATAGCAGATTCAGTACCATAAGGTTCATGTCTGTCTTTCATAGCAGCAGCACTGTAGATAAGAAGTCTAGCAGCACGTAATTTAGTAGCCATATCAGCAAGTTTGAAAGCGATAGCTTGTTGCTGAGCGATAGGACGTCCAAACTGTATTCTTTCTTTAGAATAAGCTACAGCAGCTTCATAAGCACCTTGAGCGATACCTAATGCTTGAGCAGCAATACCAATACGTCCGCCGTCAAGAGTTTGCATAGCAATTTTGAATCCTTGTCCTTCTTTACCAAGCAAGTTTTCTTTAGGAACTTTAACGTTATCGAAAAGTAACTGAGCTGTAGCAGAAGCACGAATACCTAATTTGTCATATTTTTCACCGAATTCAAAACCTTCCCAGCCTTTTTCAACGATGAAAGCACTAATACCTTTAGTTCCGATACCAGGAGTAGTAACAGCAAATACTACATAACTTTCAGCTTCTATAGAGTTAGTTATGAATATTTTTTCACCATTTAATATATAGTGATCACCTTTTAATTCAGCAGTAGTTTCTGTACCGCCTGCATCAGATCCAGCTTCTGGTTCAGTTAAACCGAAAGCACCTAATTTTTTACCTTCAGCAAGAGGAACTAAATATTTTTTCTTTTGTTCTTCAGTACCGAAAGCATAGATAGGATAACTACCTAAAGAACAATGAGCTGATAAAATTACGCCCATACTTCCATCTACTCTTGAAAGTTCTTCTACAGCTATAGCATAAGCAATATTATCAAATCCTGCTCCACCGTATTTTGTTTCGAAAGGCAAACCCATAATGTCTAATCCGCCTTTACCTAATTGTTTTACAGCTTCTGTTGGGAATTTACCTGTCTGATCGTGCTCATGAGCTATTGGAGTTACAACTTCTTCAGCCCATGCTCTAATTTTGGCACGAAGTTCTTCATGCTTTTCTGTTGTTTTAAACATTTGCTTCTCCTTTAACAATATTATTTTATTTATTTAATAGTATATAAAAGTTATTGATATTGTCTCTATTATTTATTACTTTTTCTCCAAATTTTAGCTTTTTCTGCTTCTTTTATTAAGCCATCTCTCAAATCAGGATGTGCTATAGAGATTAAAGCCTCAGCTCTTTGCCAAGTAGTTAAACCTTTTAAGTTTACTTTACCATACTCTGTTACTACATAATGTGTATTAGCTCTAGTATCTGTAATTACTGTACCATTAGCAAAACTTGGAACTATTCTTGATTTTAATTGTCCATCTTTTCCTGTTACAGTTGAAGATAAACATATAAAGCTCTTACCGCCTTTAGATAAATAAGCGCCTAATACAAAGTCTAATTGTCCGCCTGCACCGCTTATATGTTTGAATCCTGTTGATTCAGCACTTACTTGTCCGAATAAATCTATTTCTACTGCGTTGTTTATTGACATAAAGTTATCTATAGAAGAAATTACTCTTACATCATTAGTATAATCTACAGGAGCTGATAAACATTCAGGGTTATTATGTATATAATCATACAATTTTTTAGTACCAGCACCGAATGCATAAGTTTGTCTGCCTCTGTCTATATTCTTTTTAGAACCTGTAATTTTTCCTGCTAAAGATATATCAACGAAAGCATCAACATACATTTCTGTATGAACACCTAAATCTTTCAAATCAGATTCAGCTATTAATGAACCCACAGCATTAGGCATACCTCCTATACCTAATTGTAAACAAGCACCGTTAGGTATTTCTTCTACTATAAGTTTAGCTACTGTTTTATCTACTTCTGTAGCACCGCCTCCTGGCATTTCTTTTATAGGAGTATTGCTTCCTTCTACTATCATATCTACCTGATTGATATGTACAGCCTCTCCGCCTATATTAGCAGCACCTAAACATCTT encodes:
- a CDS encoding acyl-CoA dehydrogenase family protein, with the protein product MFKTTEKHEELRAKIRAWAEEVVTPIAHEHDQTGKFPTEAVKQLGKGGLDIMGLPFETKYGGAGFDNIAYAIAVEELSRVDGSMGVILSAHCSLGSYPIYAFGTEEQKKKYLVPLAEGKKLGAFGLTEPEAGSDAGGTETTAELKGDHYILNGEKIFITNSIEAESYVVFAVTTPGIGTKGISAFIVEKGWEGFEFGEKYDKLGIRASATAQLLFDNVKVPKENLLGKEGQGFKIAMQTLDGGRIGIAAQALGIAQGAYEAAVAYSKERIQFGRPIAQQQAIAFKLADMATKLRAARLLIYSAAAMKDRHEPYGTESAMAKLYASEIGLEVVNQALQIHGGNGYIKGAYIVERAYRDAKICTIYEGTSEIQKVVISAAILGKMPKAPVAAAGPMAKKGPITGERRNIIFKEGSAQDKVDALVAALKKDGIDFSVGIDINTPIVNAERVVSAGKGIGGKENMKLVEDLAKAAGAAIGCSRPVAEELKYLPIIRYVGMSGQKFNGNLYIACGISGANQHLKGIKNASIIVAINIKGSAKIFKNADYGIVGDVKEILPLLAKALDTGAKKPAEVPYKKMKKITPKKTIELPKIYVCSGCGYEYNPFIGDPESEIAPGTDFTALPEEWVCPECSEEKANFIKA
- a CDS encoding butyryl-CoA:acetate CoA-transferase yields the protein MDFKALYKQKLTTADEAVKVIKSGDWIDYGWVTATVIDLDKALAKRLPELTDLNFRGGILMWEPEIFKIENPEKHITWNSWHMSGLERKAVDKGFCFYDPIRYSEMPRYYRELPRGIDVAMFQVSEMDENGYFNFGPNASHMQALIERSKCVIVEVNKNMPRCLGAANIGGEAVHINQVDMIVEGSNTPIKEMPGGGATEVDKTVAKLIVEEIPNGACLQLGIGGMPNAVGSLIAESDLKDLGVHTEMYVDAFVDISLAGKITGSKKNIDRGRQTYAFGAGTKKLYDYIHNNPECLSAPVDYTNDVRVISSIDNFMSINNAVEIDLFGQVSAESTGFKHISGAGGQLDFVLGAYLSKGGKSFICLSSTVTGKDGQLKSRIVPSFANGTVITDTRANTHYVVTEYGKVNLKGLTTWQRAEALISIAHPDLRDGLIKEAEKAKIWRKSNK